In the Aneurinibacillus soli genome, one interval contains:
- a CDS encoding DsbA family oxidoreductase, with product MTIKIKAYSDFICPFCFLGTGPLDEIIKEKDVEVEWMPFELRPSPYEKIDPWQDPAKLSSWDSFILPAAKKLGIDMRLPRVSPHPYTHLAFEGYHFAKEHGKGNEYHHRVFTAFFQEEQNIEDVEVLTKLADEVGLSKDAFKEALVSRKYREVHQEALRHAYEEAQITAVPTFVIGKEVIQGLASKERLAKVIDQELEKNKTNGFDGMQCDMNGYC from the coding sequence ATGACTATAAAAATTAAAGCTTACTCTGATTTTATTTGTCCATTTTGTTTTTTAGGCACAGGTCCATTAGATGAGATCATCAAGGAAAAAGATGTAGAAGTAGAATGGATGCCCTTTGAATTACGTCCTAGTCCTTATGAAAAAATTGACCCATGGCAAGATCCTGCAAAATTGAGCTCATGGGACTCCTTTATTCTTCCTGCTGCGAAAAAGTTAGGAATTGACATGCGTTTACCACGTGTCTCTCCACATCCATATACGCATTTGGCTTTTGAAGGATACCATTTCGCAAAGGAGCATGGAAAAGGAAATGAGTATCACCACAGAGTGTTTACTGCATTTTTTCAAGAAGAACAAAACATTGAAGACGTTGAAGTACTAACAAAATTAGCGGATGAAGTTGGTCTCTCTAAGGATGCATTTAAAGAAGCATTAGTATCACGAAAGTATCGTGAAGTGCATCAAGAAGCACTAAGACACGCTTATGAAGAAGCTCAAATTACGGCTGTTCCAACGTTTGTGATTGGTAAAGAAGTCATTCAGGGACTAGCTAGTAAAGAAAGATTAGCCAAAGTTATCGATCAGGAATTAGAGAAAAATAAAACAAACGGATTTGATGGAATGCAATGTGATATGAATGGATATTGCTAA
- a CDS encoding DUF4247 domain-containing protein, with translation MVKRLLTSVKVILIGALLALTLTGCGGEAAENSYPLESITQNGQQQSKVYRAENKTVPQVAEELRQQEEPKEISKTDTERMFLVYPDKWYHLQKDPKKPEDTLIEISNNEFVRQNYSPSFLEGYILASVLGNLFDSHKRYDGKYRGYTERDIYKPKTTYHTPTAQEKKVTPPITTQGSGSIIKRSDRPSSTSNSGNTSVGTNESTTKKGKIVKSSDEGALYNQRKEVKPSSSDFSRPQSNSPPRVSSGGSGKITKRR, from the coding sequence ATGGTAAAAAGGCTCCTCACATCGGTCAAGGTTATTTTGATAGGTGCGTTACTCGCTTTGACACTAACAGGGTGCGGAGGTGAAGCGGCAGAAAATTCGTACCCGCTGGAGTCGATTACACAAAACGGCCAGCAGCAGTCTAAAGTATATCGCGCTGAAAATAAGACAGTTCCACAAGTGGCAGAAGAGCTTAGACAGCAAGAAGAACCGAAAGAAATCTCCAAAACAGATACCGAGCGAATGTTCCTTGTTTATCCGGATAAGTGGTATCATCTCCAGAAAGATCCGAAAAAGCCAGAAGATACATTAATTGAGATCAGCAATAATGAATTTGTCCGCCAGAATTATAGCCCTTCCTTTTTAGAAGGATACATTTTAGCCAGTGTACTAGGTAACTTATTTGATTCGCATAAACGATATGATGGCAAGTACCGCGGATATACAGAGCGGGATATCTATAAGCCAAAAACTACGTATCATACACCTACAGCGCAAGAGAAGAAAGTAACGCCGCCAATTACCACACAGGGCAGCGGGTCGATTATTAAGCGAAGCGATCGACCGTCATCTACCTCAAACAGTGGAAATACATCGGTTGGCACAAATGAAAGTACTACAAAAAAAGGGAAGATTGTAAAATCATCTGATGAAGGTGCTTTGTACAATCAGAGGAAGGAAGTCAAGCCGAGTAGTTCGGACTTTTCCAGACCACAAAGCAATTCCCCTCCTAGAGTTAGTAGTGGAGGATCAGGGAAAATTACAAAACGAAGATAA
- a CDS encoding aromatic amino acid hydroxylase, giving the protein MKQLVKSTAQIPAHLRQFVSQQHYEDYTPVDHAVWRYVMRQNHHFLKDAAHPAYVEGLLASGIDVEAIPKVSDMNERLSKIGWGAAIVDGLIPGVAFFDFQAHGILPIAVDIRKAENIEYTPAPDIIHESAGHAPILFDAKYASYVKRFGEIGAKAFATKEEHEVFEAVRHLSIVMEDRNSTPEQIEEAKQMLSEKQKAVKGMSEAEQISRIFWWTVEYGLIGTVEDPQIYGAGLLSSVGESKHCLSEEVVKLPFSVETCIQTSYDVTTMQPQLFVCESFDQLIEGIEEFSSTMAFQTGGTESLDKALRSGSTSTFVLNSGLQITGSVASIHKDSNGEAIYVNTIGPTALAIDNKELPEHSKDVHQDGFGTPIGLLDGNILLEECTDEQLVALGIVKGQTTTLSFKSGVQVTGTVSNIVRNKEKVALISFESCNVVVGDTLLFAEQWGTFDMAVGSAVISAFPGAADAEAFFDAEEMEEDTLTEPKQLTELESMYQTIRDTREKATWDEKSITAVQEVLQALRSFYPKEWLLRLEILELFVIHHVQASDKEQVLEELLNLSKTKELQHLIKNGLELLPLQVGNHG; this is encoded by the coding sequence ATGAAACAATTAGTAAAATCTACAGCACAAATTCCGGCACACTTGAGACAATTTGTCTCTCAACAGCATTATGAAGACTATACCCCTGTTGATCACGCTGTATGGCGCTACGTTATGAGACAAAATCATCATTTTCTTAAAGACGCAGCACATCCCGCATATGTCGAAGGGCTTTTGGCATCAGGGATTGATGTAGAAGCTATTCCAAAGGTATCGGACATGAACGAGCGCCTTTCAAAAATCGGCTGGGGAGCTGCAATTGTTGACGGATTAATCCCTGGCGTTGCCTTTTTTGATTTTCAAGCTCACGGTATTTTGCCGATTGCCGTAGACATTCGAAAAGCGGAAAACATTGAATACACACCGGCTCCAGATATTATTCATGAATCTGCAGGACATGCGCCCATTTTGTTTGACGCCAAATATGCATCATACGTAAAACGGTTTGGAGAAATCGGGGCTAAAGCATTCGCAACAAAAGAGGAACATGAAGTTTTTGAAGCGGTAAGACATTTATCGATTGTAATGGAAGACCGCAACTCTACACCTGAACAAATTGAAGAAGCAAAACAAATGCTAAGTGAAAAACAGAAAGCTGTAAAAGGGATGTCCGAAGCAGAACAAATCTCGCGCATCTTTTGGTGGACAGTAGAGTACGGATTAATTGGAACGGTAGAAGATCCACAAATCTATGGTGCCGGACTCTTATCATCTGTAGGAGAAAGCAAACACTGCTTATCCGAAGAGGTAGTGAAGCTTCCATTCTCCGTAGAGACTTGTATTCAAACAAGTTACGATGTGACAACGATGCAGCCGCAATTATTTGTATGCGAGAGCTTTGACCAATTGATAGAAGGAATTGAAGAGTTTTCAAGTACGATGGCATTTCAAACAGGCGGAACGGAGAGTTTGGATAAAGCGTTACGATCAGGCAGCACATCTACATTTGTCCTAAACTCCGGGTTGCAGATTACAGGGTCTGTTGCAAGCATCCATAAAGATTCAAATGGAGAAGCCATTTACGTAAATACAATTGGACCCACAGCCTTAGCTATCGATAATAAAGAGCTTCCGGAGCATTCAAAAGACGTCCATCAGGATGGCTTTGGAACACCGATTGGTTTATTGGACGGAAATATTTTACTCGAAGAATGTACAGATGAACAACTTGTTGCGTTAGGAATTGTAAAAGGCCAAACAACGACGCTATCGTTTAAAAGCGGTGTTCAAGTAACTGGCACAGTCTCAAATATTGTACGAAATAAAGAAAAAGTAGCGCTGATCTCTTTTGAAAGCTGCAATGTTGTAGTAGGGGATACTCTATTATTTGCAGAGCAGTGGGGAACGTTTGATATGGCGGTAGGATCTGCAGTAATCTCTGCTTTTCCGGGAGCTGCAGATGCAGAAGCATTTTTTGATGCAGAGGAAATGGAAGAAGATACTCTGACGGAACCAAAACAGTTAACAGAGTTAGAAAGTATGTACCAGACAATCAGAGACACTCGTGAAAAAGCAACATGGGATGAAAAGAGTATAACTGCTGTTCAAGAAGTTCTTCAAGCCTTGAGAAGCTTTTACCCGAAAGAATGGCTGTTACGCTTAGAAATTCTCGAGTTATTTGTCATTCATCATGTGCAAGCTTCAGACAAAGAGCAGGTCCTTGAGGAATTACTCAATCTTAGTAAAACAAAAGAACTTCAGCATCTCATCAAAAATGGCTTAGAGTTACTTCCCCTTCAAGTCGGGAATCACGGATGA
- a CDS encoding DUF4178 domain-containing protein: MSLFERIANILKKPEPPKPEKSVRDLGPGDIVEVSLVTYEVVGSTQSPKRKAVFLTLQDGSTVNYLKIEERERVYYELYTAIDGRLDSVDEIPTTIEMEDTVYHMEEQYSGNVFSKGKTPFSSEGEQYVWEFQSDNRKLLRIEWQDGRMMMYEGELVIPGDVKVIRAT; the protein is encoded by the coding sequence ATGAGTTTATTTGAGCGCATTGCGAACATTTTAAAGAAGCCTGAGCCACCGAAACCGGAGAAAAGTGTCCGGGATTTAGGACCGGGAGATATTGTGGAAGTATCCCTGGTCACATATGAAGTGGTTGGGAGTACACAAAGTCCAAAGCGCAAGGCGGTTTTTCTAACATTACAGGATGGTAGCACCGTGAATTACTTAAAAATCGAAGAGCGGGAACGTGTGTATTACGAGTTGTATACGGCTATTGATGGCCGCCTGGATTCGGTGGATGAGATTCCGACCACAATCGAAATGGAAGATACGGTTTATCATATGGAAGAACAATACTCGGGCAATGTGTTCAGTAAGGGAAAGACGCCTTTCTCAAGCGAGGGCGAACAATATGTCTGGGAATTCCAGTCAGACAATCGGAAATTACTTAGAATCGAATGGCAGGATGGCCGCATGATGATGTATGAAGGGGAGTTAGTTATTCCCGGTGATGTAAAAGTCATACGAGCAACATAG
- a CDS encoding ribonucleotide reductase N-terminal alpha domain-containing protein, which produces MIVYKPDNRALQFDKERLLRSIERLTAGIAGVKPGVLGKYVLAKLADRELHAESITRTTYMTALELVSKEEANWTYVAARAYLNGLYKQAAHNRGYKAYSDRPYGSFSRLLAQLVEQGIYREELLAAYSPKELEGLGNMIDHERDHLFTYIGVVTLTERYLACDFAGRIYELPQERFLIIAMQLMIQEHPEKRLTLVKEAYWALSNHYMTVATPTMANAGKARGGQLSSCFIDTVDDSLQGIYDSNTDAARLSKMGGGIGVN; this is translated from the coding sequence ATGATCGTATACAAGCCTGACAACCGTGCTCTGCAATTTGATAAAGAAAGGTTGCTGCGCTCGATTGAACGTCTGACAGCGGGAATAGCCGGTGTAAAGCCGGGTGTGCTGGGGAAATATGTATTGGCTAAACTTGCGGATCGTGAGCTTCATGCGGAAAGCATTACGCGCACCACTTATATGACAGCATTGGAGCTCGTATCGAAGGAAGAAGCGAACTGGACGTATGTGGCGGCCCGTGCTTATTTGAACGGGTTATATAAACAGGCCGCACATAATCGTGGCTATAAGGCGTACTCGGACCGTCCGTATGGTTCTTTTTCTCGTCTGCTCGCGCAGCTTGTGGAACAGGGGATTTATCGGGAGGAGCTGCTGGCGGCGTATAGCCCGAAAGAGTTAGAGGGATTAGGAAACATGATCGACCATGAACGAGATCACTTGTTTACTTATATCGGCGTTGTGACTTTGACGGAGCGATATTTGGCATGTGACTTTGCTGGACGAATCTATGAATTGCCGCAGGAACGCTTTTTAATTATTGCGATGCAGCTGATGATTCAGGAACACCCGGAGAAGCGGCTTACTCTCGTAAAAGAAGCATACTGGGCGCTTAGCAATCATTATATGACGGTCGCTACACCGACGATGGCGAATGCGGGCAAGGCGAGAGGCGGGCAATTGTCGAGTTGCTTCATTGATACAGTGGATGATTCTCTTCAGGGGATTTATGATTCCAACACGGATGCGGCACGCCTGTCTAAAATGGGTGGCGGAATTGGCGTAAACTGA
- a CDS encoding ribonucleotide-diphosphate reductase subunit beta translates to MLQTQQVFNTEAPNKSNRIINGQCSGVLNWDDIRRPEMYKLYRVLIANHWIPSEIAMNKDKQQFAGLSAAEQEAYKKIIGLLAVLDSMQTNFVTDVGQYLTDSSLVAIAAIINQQEVIHNQSYSYVLSSIADYQTQKEVFEYWKHDEVLQRRNLFIARMYQRFRDEKTPQTFLEALVADMILEGIFFYSGFAFFYNLARHQKMLGTSQMISYIQRDEAQHAYFFGEVFKMLLEDFPELNTEANRAFVYEKVEEAVRLETEWAHEVLVGIEGIDLTEFRDYIRYIANKRLQTMGFGKAYEGVDNCMPWIRPFSDEALNQTKTDFFEAKSRTYAKVTTVNGFDDL, encoded by the coding sequence ATGTTACAGACACAACAAGTTTTTAATACAGAAGCGCCAAATAAATCAAACCGGATTATTAACGGGCAGTGCTCCGGCGTTCTAAACTGGGATGACATTCGGCGTCCTGAGATGTACAAGCTGTATCGCGTACTTATCGCTAACCACTGGATTCCGTCTGAGATTGCGATGAATAAAGATAAGCAGCAGTTTGCTGGATTGAGCGCTGCCGAGCAGGAAGCGTACAAAAAAATCATTGGATTATTAGCGGTACTTGACAGCATGCAGACAAACTTTGTTACAGATGTAGGGCAGTATTTGACGGATTCATCGCTTGTTGCGATTGCGGCGATTATTAATCAGCAGGAAGTGATTCATAATCAATCGTACTCGTATGTGCTTTCAAGCATTGCGGACTATCAGACGCAGAAAGAAGTGTTTGAATACTGGAAGCATGATGAAGTATTACAGCGGCGCAATTTGTTTATTGCCCGCATGTACCAGCGCTTCCGGGATGAAAAAACACCCCAGACGTTTCTCGAAGCGCTTGTAGCGGATATGATTCTCGAGGGGATTTTCTTTTATAGCGGGTTTGCCTTCTTCTATAACCTCGCTCGCCATCAAAAAATGCTCGGCACAAGCCAGATGATTAGCTACATTCAGCGGGATGAGGCGCAGCATGCATACTTTTTCGGGGAAGTGTTCAAGATGCTCCTGGAGGATTTTCCGGAGCTGAATACGGAAGCGAACCGCGCTTTCGTCTATGAAAAAGTCGAGGAGGCGGTTCGGTTAGAGACGGAATGGGCGCATGAGGTGCTTGTTGGCATAGAGGGCATTGATCTGACAGAGTTCCGGGATTATATTCGCTACATTGCGAATAAACGGTTGCAGACGATGGGGTTTGGCAAGGCGTATGAAGGGGTAGATAACTGCATGCCGTGGATTCGCCCGTTTTCAGATGAGGCGCTTAATCAGACGAAAACGGATTTTTTTGAAGCAAAGTCGCGCACGTATGCGAAAGTGACGACGGTAAATGGATTCGATGATTTATAA
- a CDS encoding PspA/IM30 family protein translates to MSLFKRLRDLTLSNVYALIEKAEDPVKMLDQYIRDMVEDLEEAEKAVAAQIAIEKKFKILYEEQEALVQKRAEQAEKAVQVENLDLARRALEEKKSATQKMEEYKAAYEQNKAAAEQLRGKLREMQKQVTEMKNKRETLVARANAAKAQTEINKAMAGFGSDTAQAGLKRMEEKVLEMESRAEASNELSNKEKSLDDEFAALTKDADIEDELAALMKKHQK, encoded by the coding sequence ATGTCATTGTTTAAACGATTGCGTGATCTTACTCTTTCTAATGTGTATGCCTTAATTGAAAAAGCAGAAGATCCAGTAAAAATGCTGGATCAATATATCCGGGATATGGTAGAAGACCTGGAAGAAGCGGAAAAGGCGGTTGCGGCGCAAATCGCGATTGAGAAAAAGTTTAAAATTTTGTATGAAGAGCAGGAAGCGCTCGTACAAAAAAGAGCAGAACAGGCAGAAAAAGCGGTGCAGGTAGAGAACCTTGATCTGGCACGTCGTGCGCTAGAAGAGAAGAAAAGCGCAACGCAAAAAATGGAAGAGTATAAAGCTGCATACGAGCAAAATAAAGCGGCGGCCGAGCAGCTGCGCGGCAAACTGCGCGAGATGCAAAAGCAAGTAACCGAGATGAAAAATAAACGGGAGACACTCGTTGCCCGTGCGAATGCAGCGAAAGCCCAAACAGAAATTAACAAAGCGATGGCAGGCTTCGGCTCTGATACGGCACAGGCTGGATTAAAACGAATGGAAGAAAAAGTGCTGGAGATGGAATCACGGGCGGAAGCATCGAATGAACTGTCGAACAAAGAGAAGTCGCTTGATGATGAGTTTGCGGCTTTGACAAAAGATGCCGATATTGAAGATGAGCTAGCGGCTTTAATGAAAAAACATCAGAAGTAA
- a CDS encoding class I adenylate-forming enzyme family protein: MLLSDVLKQHAANQPDRLITVFQGRETSYANMQENSRRLGGYFHRQGLVQGDVVALLLNNSDWFVTCYFACHFAGLIVLPINTRLAPREIEYILHHSEARMLVYDHDLSEIVEQVIPQAPNLQHFVHVGEGGGGFEIGEAIKLSGEIPELQQQEDDTAVIFYTSGTTGRPKGVMLTHRNCVAAASMWNEALGMQREDRVMIVAPLFHCAAAHVFMLPTIYGGGALVIEPGFHPQGVVESLQKNEVSIFFGVPAMYMILLNTPGIESMEVPHLRKFMYGAAPMPYELIRRIKQLFPQTGVQNLYGQTENSPGTTTLGDEHSLSKAGSVGKPLPRSEVRIVDEEGNEVPIGQVGEIAIKGDHVMKGYLKNPEATALAIRGGWLLSGDLGKFDEEGFLYIVDRKKDMLIRGGENIYPIEVEEVLYEMPEVLEAAVVGVPHEVYGEIPKACVVVKDGHSLTEEQVVVFCRERLAKYKVPALVEFVDELPRNASGKVLKTVLRGEIKFS; the protein is encoded by the coding sequence ATGTTACTTTCAGATGTATTGAAGCAGCACGCTGCCAATCAGCCAGACCGACTGATTACCGTTTTTCAAGGACGTGAAACGAGCTATGCGAATATGCAGGAGAATAGCCGCCGTCTAGGTGGATATTTTCATAGACAAGGGCTTGTTCAGGGTGATGTTGTTGCTCTGCTGCTCAATAACTCAGACTGGTTTGTGACGTGCTATTTTGCTTGCCACTTTGCCGGGCTGATTGTGCTTCCGATTAATACTCGCCTTGCTCCGCGAGAAATCGAATACATTTTGCATCATTCAGAAGCTCGCATGCTTGTGTATGATCATGATTTGTCAGAGATCGTTGAACAGGTTATTCCACAGGCGCCGAATTTGCAGCACTTCGTTCATGTAGGAGAAGGCGGCGGTGGATTTGAGATTGGTGAGGCGATTAAGCTAAGCGGCGAGATTCCAGAACTTCAGCAGCAGGAAGATGATACCGCTGTCATTTTCTATACGTCTGGCACAACCGGGAGACCAAAAGGAGTGATGCTCACACATCGCAATTGTGTGGCGGCTGCGTCCATGTGGAACGAGGCGCTTGGCATGCAAAGGGAAGACCGTGTGATGATTGTCGCACCGCTGTTCCACTGCGCAGCGGCTCACGTTTTCATGCTGCCGACGATTTACGGGGGCGGAGCACTTGTGATTGAACCAGGTTTTCATCCGCAGGGAGTGGTTGAATCGCTTCAGAAGAATGAGGTGTCGATCTTCTTCGGCGTTCCAGCTATGTATATGATTTTGCTAAACACACCTGGCATTGAAAGCATGGAAGTTCCACATCTGCGCAAATTTATGTACGGGGCCGCACCAATGCCGTATGAATTAATTCGAAGAATCAAGCAGCTGTTCCCGCAGACCGGAGTACAAAATTTGTACGGTCAGACCGAAAACTCGCCGGGTACGACCACATTAGGCGATGAGCATTCATTAAGCAAAGCTGGATCAGTAGGGAAGCCACTGCCGCGCAGCGAGGTACGTATTGTGGATGAAGAGGGGAACGAAGTGCCGATTGGACAAGTTGGAGAGATTGCGATTAAAGGCGATCATGTAATGAAAGGATACTTGAAAAACCCGGAAGCGACAGCGCTTGCAATTCGAGGTGGCTGGCTGTTAAGTGGAGATCTGGGTAAGTTTGATGAAGAAGGGTTTCTGTATATTGTCGACCGCAAAAAAGATATGCTCATTCGCGGCGGCGAAAACATTTATCCGATTGAGGTCGAAGAAGTACTGTATGAGATGCCGGAAGTGCTCGAAGCGGCTGTCGTCGGCGTACCGCACGAAGTATACGGCGAGATTCCTAAAGCGTGCGTGGTTGTGAAGGATGGACATTCGTTGACCGAGGAGCAGGTGGTAGTGTTTTGTCGGGAGCGCCTGGCGAAGTATAAGGTGCCAGCTCTCGTAGAATTTGTGGATGAGCTGCCGCGCAATGCAAGTGGGAAGGTGTTGAAAACGGTTTTGCGTGGAGAGATCAAGTTCTCGTAA
- a CDS encoding NUMOD3 domain-containing DNA-binding protein — protein MQYVYKIINKWTGKFYVGRTNDITNRLNRHKVLLRKGLHHSIHLQRSWDKYGEESFVFVLFKIFNTGNEEVDLHLAKKLEQHFIINFMPLGFLYNRSWSSETGSLRGKEHPHYNKKPNEWMTEEGYKRRKEFYASGVFKGENNPFYGRGHTKEVLEILSKKCANFGEKNGFYGKHHTEETKEKISIKNKGRLAGEKNPFYGKTHTEEFRKRMAENARKRFTGKPISEEQKQNMRAASPKNTRVRIEGREYISISEASRALGVDRKTVSYRIHSKSQRFKEYQYC, from the coding sequence ATGCAGTACGTTTATAAGATTATCAACAAGTGGACCGGAAAATTTTATGTTGGCCGAACAAATGATATAACAAATCGTTTGAATAGACACAAAGTACTTTTACGTAAAGGGCTTCATCATAGTATTCATTTACAAAGAAGCTGGGACAAATATGGAGAAGAAAGTTTTGTATTTGTATTGTTTAAGATTTTTAACACAGGGAATGAAGAAGTTGATTTACATTTAGCAAAGAAATTAGAACAGCATTTCATAATAAACTTTATGCCTTTGGGTTTTTTGTACAATCGTTCTTGGTCGTCTGAAACAGGTTCCCTCAGAGGAAAAGAGCATCCTCATTATAATAAAAAGCCAAATGAATGGATGACAGAAGAAGGATATAAACGACGCAAGGAGTTTTATGCAAGTGGAGTTTTCAAAGGGGAAAATAATCCCTTTTATGGAAGGGGACATACGAAAGAAGTGCTTGAAATTCTTTCTAAGAAATGTGCGAACTTTGGGGAAAAGAATGGATTTTATGGCAAACACCATACTGAAGAAACGAAAGAAAAAATTAGTATTAAAAATAAAGGAAGATTAGCTGGCGAAAAAAATCCTTTTTACGGAAAGACTCATACGGAAGAATTTCGAAAACGTATGGCTGAGAATGCTCGAAAACGGTTTACAGGAAAGCCTATATCGGAAGAACAAAAACAGAATATGAGAGCAGCTTCACCTAAAAATACGAGAGTAAGAATTGAAGGGAGAGAGTATATAAGTATTAGTGAAGCGAGTAGAGCTCTCGGAGTGGATAGGAAAACTGTTTCTTATAGGATTCATAGTAAAAGCCAGCGGTTTAAAGAATACCAATATTGTTAA
- the htpX gene encoding protease HtpX: MFKRIGLFMLVNILVMVTIGVITSLLGVQHYVTSRGINFGALLVFSGVVGFSGALISLALSRVMAKWSMGVQVIDPNGPLRSHEKALLEEVYSLARKAGLRVMPEVGVYDSPEVNAFATGPSKSRSLVAVSSGLLEEMDEDAVKGVLAHEIAHIANGDMVTMTLLQGVINTFVVFLSRICAYVASRFVREDMAPIVQFIASIIFDILFSILGSIVVMAFSRYREYQADAGAARLTGKDRMIHALQSLKHTVELVDTEQKSVAAFKISSGRNGFLSLFASHPDLDDRIQRLQSMK; the protein is encoded by the coding sequence ATGTTTAAACGAATTGGTTTATTCATGCTTGTGAACATTCTCGTAATGGTCACAATCGGGGTGATTACAAGTTTATTAGGGGTGCAACATTACGTTACGTCTCGAGGAATTAACTTTGGGGCGTTACTCGTATTTAGCGGTGTGGTCGGTTTCTCCGGTGCATTGATCTCGCTGGCACTTTCACGTGTTATGGCGAAATGGTCGATGGGTGTGCAAGTTATTGATCCGAATGGTCCGCTTCGATCTCATGAGAAAGCGCTGCTTGAAGAAGTATATAGCTTAGCTCGCAAAGCAGGACTGCGTGTTATGCCGGAAGTTGGAGTGTACGATTCGCCGGAAGTAAATGCTTTTGCGACAGGTCCGAGCAAAAGTCGTTCCCTTGTAGCGGTGTCGAGTGGCTTGCTAGAAGAGATGGACGAGGATGCGGTGAAAGGCGTACTAGCGCATGAGATCGCACATATTGCCAATGGAGACATGGTGACGATGACGTTACTGCAAGGTGTCATTAATACATTCGTCGTCTTCTTATCGCGCATATGTGCCTATGTAGCGTCCCGCTTTGTTCGGGAGGATATGGCTCCGATCGTGCAGTTTATTGCGTCGATTATCTTTGATATTTTGTTCTCGATTTTAGGTAGCATTGTGGTGATGGCGTTCTCTCGTTATCGTGAATATCAGGCAGATGCCGGGGCGGCTCGTCTGACAGGTAAGGACCGAATGATTCATGCGCTGCAATCGTTGAAGCATACGGTAGAGTTGGTAGATACGGAACAGAAATCAGTGGCGGCTTTTAAAATCAGCAGCGGTAGAAACGGATTTCTTAGCTTGTTTGCGAGCCACCCGGATTTGGATGATCGTATTCAGCGCTTACAATCTATGAAGTAG